One genomic region from Salvia hispanica cultivar TCC Black 2014 chromosome 2, UniMelb_Shisp_WGS_1.0, whole genome shotgun sequence encodes:
- the LOC125207294 gene encoding AT-rich interactive domain-containing protein 4-like, translating into MFHTQGALKHTCNLLAVLCSEAAESTRNQDVSEERRRFPFPEIASSGRLEVQTLKNPTPDEFRKSLDSWQPNLVYLQGKQLDNEEVGSISWGGVELSSPEAVSGLFSSTMPTTVYLEVPHGEQLARSLHSKGVAYVIYWKSSFSCYAASHFRNALLSVIHSSSCHTWDAFQLADASFRLYCLRNNCVLPHGMEVDDELGPNLFGEPPRITVDVPMIEDAAEDEESTSGSLPEIKIYDDDVKMRFLVCGVANSLDASLLSSLEDGLNALLSIEMRGSKLHNRVSALPPPLQAGTFSRGVVTMRCDLSTSSSAHISLLVSGSAQTCFDDQLLENHIKSEIIDKSELIHALPNSDENKPPTSEPRRSVSVACGAAVFEVCMKVPSWASQILRQLAPDVSYRNLVALGIASIQGLAVASFEREDAERLLFFCSRLGENGISNNLKIGSPPSWLKPPPPSRKRPSICHELNPSVANGTFIKKEENEPVLSNGVTVPSTTHRRRIKIAALRPIPHVRHQKMLPFSRISEADVHNGGPVKANLPPPPPKHNSGTTPASHRKSTSTSLAKQVISLNPLPLKKHGCGRSPLHVCSEEEFLKDVMQFLILRGHTRLIPQGGIAEFPDAILNAKRLDLFNLYREVVTRGGFHVGNGINWKGQVFSKMRNHTVTNRMTGVGNTLKRHYETYLLEYELAHDDVDGECCLLCHSSAPGDWVNCGLCGEWAHFGCDQRPGLGAFKDYAKTDGLEYICPQCSVSNYKKRMNKSGNGYS; encoded by the exons CCCGGAAATTGCATCTTCGGGGCGTTTGGAG GTTCAAACGTTGAAGAATCCGACACCAGATGAGTTCCGCAAGTCTCTTGATTCGTGGCAGCCAAATCTCGTCTACTTGCAAGGGAAACAGCTGGATAATGAGGAAGTTGGGTCAATCTCGTGGGGAGGGGTGGAGCTATCCTCTCCCGAAGCTGTTTCCGGACTTTTTAGCTCCACAATGCCGACTACT GTTTATTTGGAGGTTCCACATGGTGAACAGTTGGCCAGGTCTCTACATTCAAAG GGCGTTGCTTATGTAATATACTGGAAGAGCTCGTTTTCGTGCTATGCAGCTAGCCATTTTCGTAATGCGTTATTATCCGTAATACATAg CTCATCGTGCCATACATGGGATGCATTTCAACTAGCTGATGCCTCCTTTCGGCTTTACTGTCTTCGCAATAATTGTGTCCTCCCTCATGGCATGGAGGTCGATGATGAGTTGGGCCCTAATCTTTTCGGGGAGCCTCCTAGGATCACTGTCGACGTTCCTATGATTGAGGATGCAGCggaagatgaagaaagtaCTTCTGGTTCCCTTCCTGAGATAAAGATATACGACGATGATGTCAAAATGAGGTTTCTCGTCTGCGGAGTTGCTAACTCCTTG GATGCTTCCTTGTTGAGTTCGTTGGAGGATGGTTTGAATGCCCTCCTCAGTATCGAA ATGCGAGGGAGCAAACTCCACAATCGGGTTAG TGCTCTTCCTCCACCCCTCCAAGCTGGCACATTTTCTCGGGGTGTCGTGACAATGCGATGTGATCTGTCAACGAGTAGTTCAGCTCACATTTCTCTTTTGGTATCGGGGAGTGCTCAGACATGTTTTGACGATCAG CTGTTGGAAAATCATATAAAGAGTGAAATCATTGACAAGAGTGAGCTGATCCACGCACTGCCGAATTCTGATGAAAACAAACCACCCACATCCGAGCCTCGAAGGTCAGTCTCGGTAGCGTGTGGAGCAGCAGTATTTGAAGTCTGTATGAAGGTCCCGTCTTGGGCTTCACAG ATTTTGAGGCAACTAGCACCTGATGTTTCGTATCGTAATTTAGTAGCCCTCGGAATTGCCAGCATCCAGGGATTAGCAGTAGCTTCATTCGAGAGAGAAGATGCAGAACGACTCCTATTTTTCTGTTCGAGGCTTGGGGAGAATGGTATCTCgaataatctaaaaatcgGAAGCCCTCCTTCCTGGTTAAAGCCACCTCCTCCTAGTCGAAAGAGGCCCTCTATTTGCCACGAACTAAACCCCAGCGTCGCAAACGGGACcttcataaaaaaagaagagaacgAACCTGTGTTATCCAACGGAGTCACCGTCCCAAGTACGACTCATAGACGAAGAATCAAGATAGCCGCCTTGAGGCCCATCCCTCACGTTCGTCACCAAAAGATGCTTCCGTTTTCTAGAATTTCGGAGGCAGATGTGCACAATGGAGGCCCAGTGAAGGCTAACTtgcctcctcctccgccaAAACATAATTCTGGGACGACACCAGCCTCCCACCGGAAATCAACCTCAACTTCATTAGCTAAGCAGGTCATATCTTTAAATCCTCTCCCTCTAAAGAAGCACGGTTGTGGGAGAAGCCCGTTGCATGTGTGCTCTGAG GAGGAGTTTCTCAAGGATGTGATGCAATTCCTCATCCTTCGAGGGCATACTCGTCTCATCCCTCAAGGGGGCATTGCCGAGTTCCCAGATGCCATACTAAATGCAAAGCGCCTCGACCTATTTAACCTGTACCGGGAG GTTGTCACACGAGGGGGTTTCCACGTCGGGAACGGCATTAACTGGAAAGGACAGGTTTTCTCAAAGATGCGCAATCACACGGTCACCAATAGAATGACT GGGGTTGGAAATACGCTCAAACGCCACTATGAAACTTACCTTTTAGAATACGAATTGGCTCACGACGATGTGGATGGCGAGTGCTGCTTATTATGCCACAG TAGCGCGCCGGGAGATTGGGTCAACTGTGGTTTGTGTGGCGAGTGGGCGCATTTCGGCTGCGACCAACGCCCCGGTTTGGGCGCCTTCAAA gattatGCCAAGACAGATGGACTGGAATACATATGCCCACAATGCAGTGTTTCAAATTACAAGAAAAGGATGAACAAATCAGGAAATGGATATTCTTGA